A single genomic interval of Spinacia oleracea cultivar Varoflay chromosome 6, BTI_SOV_V1, whole genome shotgun sequence harbors:
- the LOC110801592 gene encoding uncharacterized protein produces MAYSQIFLASVLVVAFLGIAFADDQVDGVSVNPDTKVQGTIFCVKNEKWIPLKGARAVVICEQIAFKSTVTDENGYYLVVLPSDRVSDDCKVFQLHGKFRRPRCAFPTNINNGTTGASLVESEHANLYSVAPIVYKPRPSLT; encoded by the exons ATGGCTTATTCTCAAATCTTCTTAGCTTCTGTTCTTGTTGTTGCATTTCTGGGCATTGCTTTTGCCGATGACCAGGTTGACGGCGTTAGCGTAAATCCTGATACCAAGGTACAAGGCACCATCTTTTGCGTCAAGAACGAAAAATGGATTCCCTTGAAAG GAGCAAGAGCAGTGGTGATATGCGAACAGATAGCATTTAAGTCAACAGTGACGGATGAAAATGGTTACTACCTCGTCGTATTGCCATCTGATCGTGTGAGCGATGACTGCAAAGTGTTTCAACTCCATGGCAAATTCCGCAGACCCCGTTGTGCTTTCCCAACCAATATTAACAATGGCACAACTGGTGCCTCTCTAGTTGAATCCGAGCACGCCAACCTCTACTCTGTCGCACCTATCGTCTACAAACCCCGTCCTTCCCTTACCTGA
- the LOC110801563 gene encoding proline-rich protein 1 codes for MARSHMFLATILVLAFLGFANSAKTKINFSRVNTTRTTQEPIVAITIQGTIFCVSYDGDEWIPMKGAFARVSCLRFLVESTKTNENGYFSITLPPKRYIDCKVFLDRPADGDDCNVPTNTNKGLAGVPFTNPTHQPDNSIVYSVGPFVFNPSLLDPM; via the exons ATGGCTCGTTCTCATATGTTCTTAGCAACTATTCTTGTTCTTGCATTTCTGGGTTTTGCTAATTCTGCTAAAACCAAGATTAATTTTAGCCGCGTAAACACGACCAGAACCACACAAGAACCCATCGTTGCTATCACGATTCAAGGCACCATTTTCTGTGTAAGCTACGACGGAGACGAATGGATTCCGATGAAAG GGGCATTTGCAAGGGTGTCATGTTTAAGATTTTTGGTGGAGTCAAcgaagacaaatgaaaatggCTATTTCTCAATAACGTtgccaccaaaacgttacatcGACTGCAAGGTGTTCCTTGATAGACCTGCCGACGGAGACGACTGTAATGTCCCGACTAACACCAATAAAGGCCTCGCCGGCGTCCCTTTTACGAATCCAACCCACCAGCCGGACAACTCTATTGTCTACTCTGTTGGACCCTTTGTCTTCAATCCTTCTTTACTAGATCCTATGTGA